Proteins from one Mycteria americana isolate JAX WOST 10 ecotype Jacksonville Zoo and Gardens chromosome 1, USCA_MyAme_1.0, whole genome shotgun sequence genomic window:
- the CYBB gene encoding NADPH oxidase 2 isoform X1, with protein MGNWVENEGLSIFVVLVWLGLNVFLFWWYYLVYDVPPKFFYTRALLGRALALARAPAACLNFNCMLILLPVCRNLLSFLRGSSACCSTRIRRQLDRNLTFHKMVAWMIALHTAIHTIAHLFNVEWSVQARVEEKGTLAAVLSSLGDKPNESYINFFRKTIGNPVGGLYVAFTYLAGLTGVIITLALILIITSSTKTIRRSYFEVFWYTHHLFVIFFIGLVIHGAGRIVRGQTAESLAEHNPEICYKNFTHWGQKGACPIPQFAGNPPMTWKWVVGPMFLYLCERLVRFWRSQQKVVITKVVIHPFKTIELQMMKKGFKMEVGQYIFVKCPAVSKLEWHPFTLTSAPEEDYFSIHVRIVGDWTEGLFNACGCDKQEFQEAWKLPKIAVDGPFGTASEDVFSYETVMLVGAGIGVTPFASVLKSVWYKYCHDATNLKLKKIYFYWLCRDTHAFEWFADLLQSLEAQSQERNNADFLSYNIYLTGWDESQATHFVMHHEEEKDVITGLKQKTLYGRPNWENEFKTIAGKHPGSRIGVFLCGPEGLADTLNKQSISNSEADPRGVHFIFNKENF; from the exons CTTGGC CGTGCTTTGGCTCTGGCAAGGGCCCCTGCAGCTTGTCTGAATTTCAACTGCATGCTGATTCTGCTGCCAGTATGTCGAAACTTGCTGTCCTTCCTCAGAGGATCAAGTGCG TGCTGCTCTACCCGTATCAGACGACAGCTGGACAGGAACCTCACCTTTCACAAAATGGTGGCATGGATGATCGCCCTTCATACTG CAATTCACACCATCGCACACTTATTCAACGTAGAGTGGAGTGTGCAAGCTCGTGTTGAAGAGAAAGGAACTCTGGCAGCTGTGCTTTCTAGCCTTGGTGATAAGCCAAATGAAAGCTATATCAACTTTTTTAGAAAAACTATTGGG aatccTGTGGGGGGCCTATATGTGGCTTTCACGTACTTGGCTGGTCTCACTGGTGTTATCATCACGCTGGCCCTCATACTAATCATCACGTCATCCACCAAAACCATCCGAAGGTCGTATTTCGAAGTATTTTGGTACACCCACCATCTCTTTGTCATCTTCTTTATTGGCCTTGTCATCCATGGTGCTGG gcgTATTGTACGGGGGCAGACAGCTGAGAGTCTGGCTGAACATAATCCAGAGATTTGCTACAAGAACTTCACTCACTGGGGACAGAAGGGGGCTTGCCCAATCCCCCAGTTTGCAGGGAATCCTCCTATG ACATGGAAGTGGGTAGTAGGTCCCATGTTTTTGTACCTGTGTGAGAGGCTGGTGCGGTTTTGGAGGTCACAGCAGAAGGTTGTTATCACAAAG GTGGTCATTCATCCCTTCAAGACAATTGAGCTCCAGATGATGAAGAAGGGCTTCAAGATGGAAGTTGGGCAATACATTTTTGTCAAATGTCCAGCAGTGTCTAAACTGGAATGGCATCCATTTACATTAACCTCTGCTCCAGAAGAGGATTACTTCAGCATTCACGTCCGTATCGTAGGGGACTGGACAGAGGGCTTGTTCAATGCCTGCGGATGTGATAAGCAAGAATTCCAGGAGGCATGGAAGTTGCCCAA GATAGCTGTGGACGGCCCCTTTGGAACAGCAAGTGAGGATGTATTCAGTTATGAAACTGTTATGCTTGTTGGAGCTGGAATAGGGGTCACCCCCTTTGCATCTGTACTCAAGTCTGTCTGGTATAAATACTGCCACGATGCAACCAACTTAAAACTCAAAAAG ATCTATTTTTACTGGCTTTGCAGGGACACTCATGCCTTTGAATGGTTTGCTGACCTCTTGCAATCTCTGGAGGCTCAATCGCAGGAGAGGAATAATGCAGATTTTCTCAGCTATAACATCTACCTTACAGGCTGGGATGAATCTCAG GCCACTCATTTTGTAATGCAtcatgaagaagagaaagatgtgATTACAGGCCTTAAACAGAAAACCTTGTATGGAAGACCTAACTGGGAAAACGAGTTCAAAACTATTGCGGGGAAGCATCCTGG cTCCCGAATAGGTGTTTTTCTGTGTGGACCTGAGGGCCTAGCTGACACACTCAACAAGCAGAGCATCAGCAACTCAGAAGCTGACCCACGAGGAGTACACttcatttttaacaaggaaaattTCTAA
- the DYNLT3 gene encoding dynein light chain Tctex-type 3, translating into MEEFHPHNDEMIFNADEAHNIVKECIESVLGKADYNHNKVNQWTAAIVEQSLTHLVKLGKTYKYIVTCAVMQRSGAGLHTASSCFWDTTTDGTCTVRWENRTMNCIVNVFAVAIIL; encoded by the exons ATGGAGGAGTTTCACCCCCACAACGACGAG atgaTCTTCAATGCTGATGAGGCCCACAACATAGTTAAGGAG tGCATAGAAAGTGTTTTAGGCAAGGCAGATTATAATCACAACAAAGTCAACCAGTGGACTGCTGCTATAGTAGAACAGTCGCTAACGCACCTGGTAAAACTCGGAAAAACATATAAGTACATTG TAACCTGTGCGGTGATGCAGAGGAGTGGAGCTGGTCTTCACACAGCAAGCTCATGCTTCTGGGATACCACAACTGATG GAACCTGCACAGTGAGATGGGAAAACCGAACAATGAACTGCATTGTCAATGTGTTTGCTGTTGCTATTATCCTGTAA
- the CYBB gene encoding NADPH oxidase 2 isoform X2, which yields MVAWMIALHTAIHTIAHLFNVEWSVQARVEEKGTLAAVLSSLGDKPNESYINFFRKTIGNPVGGLYVAFTYLAGLTGVIITLALILIITSSTKTIRRSYFEVFWYTHHLFVIFFIGLVIHGAGRIVRGQTAESLAEHNPEICYKNFTHWGQKGACPIPQFAGNPPMTWKWVVGPMFLYLCERLVRFWRSQQKVVITKVVIHPFKTIELQMMKKGFKMEVGQYIFVKCPAVSKLEWHPFTLTSAPEEDYFSIHVRIVGDWTEGLFNACGCDKQEFQEAWKLPKIAVDGPFGTASEDVFSYETVMLVGAGIGVTPFASVLKSVWYKYCHDATNLKLKKIYFYWLCRDTHAFEWFADLLQSLEAQSQERNNADFLSYNIYLTGWDESQATHFVMHHEEEKDVITGLKQKTLYGRPNWENEFKTIAGKHPGSRIGVFLCGPEGLADTLNKQSISNSEADPRGVHFIFNKENF from the exons ATGGTGGCATGGATGATCGCCCTTCATACTG CAATTCACACCATCGCACACTTATTCAACGTAGAGTGGAGTGTGCAAGCTCGTGTTGAAGAGAAAGGAACTCTGGCAGCTGTGCTTTCTAGCCTTGGTGATAAGCCAAATGAAAGCTATATCAACTTTTTTAGAAAAACTATTGGG aatccTGTGGGGGGCCTATATGTGGCTTTCACGTACTTGGCTGGTCTCACTGGTGTTATCATCACGCTGGCCCTCATACTAATCATCACGTCATCCACCAAAACCATCCGAAGGTCGTATTTCGAAGTATTTTGGTACACCCACCATCTCTTTGTCATCTTCTTTATTGGCCTTGTCATCCATGGTGCTGG gcgTATTGTACGGGGGCAGACAGCTGAGAGTCTGGCTGAACATAATCCAGAGATTTGCTACAAGAACTTCACTCACTGGGGACAGAAGGGGGCTTGCCCAATCCCCCAGTTTGCAGGGAATCCTCCTATG ACATGGAAGTGGGTAGTAGGTCCCATGTTTTTGTACCTGTGTGAGAGGCTGGTGCGGTTTTGGAGGTCACAGCAGAAGGTTGTTATCACAAAG GTGGTCATTCATCCCTTCAAGACAATTGAGCTCCAGATGATGAAGAAGGGCTTCAAGATGGAAGTTGGGCAATACATTTTTGTCAAATGTCCAGCAGTGTCTAAACTGGAATGGCATCCATTTACATTAACCTCTGCTCCAGAAGAGGATTACTTCAGCATTCACGTCCGTATCGTAGGGGACTGGACAGAGGGCTTGTTCAATGCCTGCGGATGTGATAAGCAAGAATTCCAGGAGGCATGGAAGTTGCCCAA GATAGCTGTGGACGGCCCCTTTGGAACAGCAAGTGAGGATGTATTCAGTTATGAAACTGTTATGCTTGTTGGAGCTGGAATAGGGGTCACCCCCTTTGCATCTGTACTCAAGTCTGTCTGGTATAAATACTGCCACGATGCAACCAACTTAAAACTCAAAAAG ATCTATTTTTACTGGCTTTGCAGGGACACTCATGCCTTTGAATGGTTTGCTGACCTCTTGCAATCTCTGGAGGCTCAATCGCAGGAGAGGAATAATGCAGATTTTCTCAGCTATAACATCTACCTTACAGGCTGGGATGAATCTCAG GCCACTCATTTTGTAATGCAtcatgaagaagagaaagatgtgATTACAGGCCTTAAACAGAAAACCTTGTATGGAAGACCTAACTGGGAAAACGAGTTCAAAACTATTGCGGGGAAGCATCCTGG cTCCCGAATAGGTGTTTTTCTGTGTGGACCTGAGGGCCTAGCTGACACACTCAACAAGCAGAGCATCAGCAACTCAGAAGCTGACCCACGAGGAGTACACttcatttttaacaaggaaaattTCTAA